A genomic region of Miscanthus floridulus cultivar M001 chromosome 3, ASM1932011v1, whole genome shotgun sequence contains the following coding sequences:
- the LOC136547034 gene encoding putative MO25-like protein At5g47540, with product MKGLFKSKPRTPVDIVRQTREGLVQLDLHSGSRSGDAKREEKMAELSKNIRDMKSILYGNGESEPVTEACVQLTQEFFRENTLRLLIIHLPKLNLETRKDATQVVANLQRQQVSSKIVASEYLESNKDLLDILILGYENMDIALHYGAMLRECIRHQSIARYVLESEHMKKLFDYIQLPNFDIASDASATFKELLTRHKATVAEFLSNNYDWFFEEFNSRLLSSTNYITKRQAIKLLGDMLLDRSNAAVMMRYVSSKDNLMILMNLLRDSSKNIQIEAFHVFKLFAANKNKPPEVVNILVTNRSKLLRFFAGFKIDKEDEQFEADKEQVIKEISAL from the exons ATGAAGGGCCTCTTCAAGTCCAAGCCGCGGACGCCCGTCGACATCGTGCGGCAGACGCGCGAGGGCCTCGTCCAGCTCGACCTCCACTCTGGCTCCCGGAGCGGCGACGCCAAGCGCGAGGAGAAG ATGGCAGAGCTAAGCAAAAATATCAGGGACATGAAGTCTATCCTTTACGGCAATGGTGAATCAGAGCCTGTAACTGAAGCATGTGTTCAACTGACCCAAGAATTCTTCAGGGAGAACACTTTACGGCTATTAATCATACATCTTCCAAAACTAAATTTGGAG ACTAGGAAAGATGCTACTCAAGTCGTTGCAAACTTGCAAAGACAGCAAGTATCCTCAAAGATAGTTGCGTCTGAGTACCTAGAGTCAAATAAAGATCTCTTGGACATTTTAATTTTAGG GTATGAGAATATGGACATTGCTTTACATTATGGTGCTATGTTGAGGGAATGTATTCGCCACCAAAGCATTGCAAG GTATGTTTTAGAGTCTGAACACATGAAAAAGTTATTCGACTATATACAGCTTCCAAATTTTGACATAGCTTCTGATGCTTCTGCTACCTTTAAG GAACTATTGACAAGGCATAAAGCAACCGTGGCTGAATTTCTCTCCAACAATTATGATTGG TTCTTTGAAGAATTCAACTCTAGGTTGCTGTCGTCAACCAACTACATAACAAAAAGGCAAGCTATCAAG TTGTTGGGAGATATGCTGCTGGATAGATCAAATGCTGCAGTCATGATGCGCTATGTTAGTTCCAAAGACAATCTCATGATTCTTATGAATCTCTTAAGG gATTCGAGTAAAAATATTCAAATTGAGGCATTTCACGTGTTCAAG CTGTTTGCTGCGAATAAAAACAAACCGCCTGAGGTCGTGAACATACTGGTCACCAATAGAAGCAAGCTACTTCGGTTTTTTGCTGGATTCAAGATTGACAAAG AGGATGAACAGTTCGAAGCAGACAAGGAGCAGGTCATAAAAGAAATATCGGCACTTTGA